The Nocardioides sp. S5 genome includes a window with the following:
- the rplX gene encoding 50S ribosomal protein L24 has product MGKSMNIKKGDTVKVIAGKDKGAQGKVISVLREEDRLIVEGVNLVKRHTKSVQQTGTTGGIITREAPIHVSNVMLVEGDGVTRVGFRRDEVTKRRPDGSTYTASRSVRVSRKTGKEI; this is encoded by the coding sequence ATGGGTAAGAGCATGAACATCAAGAAGGGCGACACCGTCAAGGTCATCGCCGGCAAGGACAAGGGTGCCCAGGGCAAGGTCATCTCGGTGCTCCGTGAGGAGGACCGGCTGATCGTCGAGGGCGTGAACCTCGTCAAGCGCCACACCAAGTCCGTCCAGCAGACCGGCACGACCGGGGGCATCATCACCCGCGAGGCGCCGATCCACGTGTCCAACGTGATGCTGGTCGAGGGTGACGGCGTCACCCGCGTCGGCTTCCGCCGCGACGAGGTCACCAAGCGCCGTCCCGACGGCTCGACCTACACCGCCAGCCGCTCGGTCCGCGTGTCCCGCAAGACCGGCAAGGAGATCTGA
- the rplF gene encoding 50S ribosomal protein L6, producing the protein MSRIGKLPIAVPSGVDVAIDESLVTVKGPKGTLSHTIAAPITVARGEDGILEVQRPDDERNSRSLHGLTRTLINNMVVGVTEGYEKKLEIVGVGYRVLPKGPTQLEFQLGYSHPIIFDAPEGITFTVEGPTKLGVVGIDKQLVGETAAKIRKLRKPEPYKGKGVRYAGEHIRRKVGKAGK; encoded by the coding sequence ATGTCGCGCATTGGCAAGCTCCCCATCGCGGTCCCGTCCGGTGTCGACGTCGCGATCGACGAGTCGCTGGTGACGGTCAAGGGCCCCAAGGGCACCCTGTCCCACACCATTGCGGCGCCGATCACGGTCGCCAGGGGCGAGGACGGCATCCTCGAGGTGCAGCGTCCCGACGACGAGCGCAACAGCCGCTCGCTCCACGGCCTGACCCGCACGCTCATCAACAACATGGTGGTGGGTGTCACCGAGGGCTACGAGAAGAAGCTCGAGATCGTGGGCGTGGGTTACCGCGTCCTGCCGAAGGGGCCGACCCAGCTGGAGTTCCAGCTCGGCTACTCGCACCCGATCATCTTCGACGCCCCCGAGGGCATCACCTTCACCGTCGAGGGCCCGACCAAGCTCGGTGTCGTCGGCATCGACAAGCAGCTTGTCGGAGAGACTGCGGCCAAGATCCGCAAGCTCCGCAAGCCCGAGCCCTACAAGGGCAAGGGCGTGCGCTACGCCGGCGAGCACATCCGTCGCAAGGTCGGAAAGGCCGGTAAGTGA
- the secY gene encoding preprotein translocase subunit SecY gives MLGAFANAFRTPDLRRKLLFVLLIITIFRLGSQVPTPGVNVANVQACISQLEEGGLYSLINLFSGGALLQLTIFALGIMPYITASIILQLLVVVIPRLEALKKEGQAGQAKITQYTRYLTLGLAVLQATGIVALARNGALLQGCTRDLLHDDTTSTFLVMVVTMTAGTAVIMWLGELITDRGIGNGMSILIFTQVVATFPAALWGVQTSKGWLVFSVVMVIGLILVAAVIFIEQAQRRIPVQYARRMVGRKMFGGNSTYIPLKVNQAGIIPVIFASSLLYLPAMAVQFNPESSNPVLDFIGTYLVGGDHPLYMITYFALIIFFTYFYVSITFNPVEVADNMKKYGGFIPGIRAGKPTEDYLSYVLSRITFPGAIYLGLISLVPLIAFAAIEASQNFPFGGTSILIMVGVALDTVKQIESQLQQRNYEGFLK, from the coding sequence GTGCTAGGCGCGTTCGCCAACGCTTTCCGGACGCCGGACCTGCGGCGCAAGCTGCTGTTCGTGCTGCTGATCATCACGATCTTCCGGCTCGGCTCGCAGGTGCCCACCCCGGGTGTCAACGTGGCCAACGTCCAGGCCTGCATCAGCCAGCTGGAGGAGGGCGGGCTCTACAGCCTCATCAACCTCTTCTCCGGTGGTGCGCTGCTCCAGCTCACCATCTTCGCGCTGGGGATCATGCCGTACATCACGGCCTCGATCATCCTGCAGCTGCTCGTCGTGGTGATCCCACGGCTCGAGGCGCTGAAGAAGGAGGGTCAGGCCGGTCAGGCCAAGATCACCCAGTACACCCGCTACCTGACGCTCGGCCTGGCCGTCCTCCAGGCGACCGGCATCGTGGCCCTCGCGCGCAACGGCGCCCTCCTGCAGGGCTGCACCCGTGACCTGCTGCACGACGACACCACCAGCACGTTCCTGGTCATGGTCGTGACCATGACCGCCGGCACGGCCGTCATCATGTGGCTCGGTGAGCTCATCACCGACCGCGGCATCGGCAACGGCATGTCGATCCTGATCTTCACGCAGGTCGTCGCGACCTTCCCGGCGGCGCTGTGGGGCGTCCAGACCTCCAAGGGCTGGCTCGTCTTCAGCGTCGTGATGGTCATCGGCCTGATCCTCGTCGCGGCCGTCATCTTCATCGAGCAGGCGCAGCGCCGCATCCCGGTGCAGTACGCCCGCCGCATGGTCGGGCGCAAGATGTTCGGCGGCAACTCGACCTACATCCCGCTCAAGGTGAACCAGGCCGGCATCATCCCGGTCATCTTCGCCTCGTCGCTGCTCTACCTGCCGGCGATGGCGGTGCAGTTCAACCCCGAGAGCAGCAACCCCGTGCTGGACTTCATCGGCACCTACCTCGTGGGCGGCGACCACCCGCTCTACATGATCACCTACTTCGCGCTGATCATCTTCTTCACGTACTTCTACGTCTCGATCACCTTCAACCCTGTCGAGGTGGCGGACAACATGAAGAAGTACGGCGGCTTCATCCCCGGGATCCGGGCGGGCAAGCCGACCGAGGACTACCTGTCCTACGTCCTGTCCCGCATCACGTTCCCTGGAGCGATCTACCTCGGCCTGATCTCGCTCGTGCCCCTGATCGCCTTCGCGGCGATCGAGGCCAGCCAGAACTTCCCGTTCGGAGGCACCTCGATCCTCATCATGGTCGGCGTCGCGCTCGACACGGTGAAGCAGATCGAGAGCCAACTCCAGCAGCGAAACTACGAAGGATTCCTGAAGTAG
- a CDS encoding type Z 30S ribosomal protein S14, which translates to MAKTSLKVKAARKPKFAVRGYTRCQRCGRPKSVYRKFGLCRICLREMAHRGELPGVTKSSW; encoded by the coding sequence ATGGCGAAGACTTCCCTCAAGGTCAAGGCCGCTCGCAAGCCGAAGTTCGCTGTCCGCGGCTACACCCGCTGCCAGCGCTGCGGCCGTCCGAAGTCCGTCTACCGCAAGTTCGGCCTGTGCCGCATCTGCCTGCGAGAGATGGCACACCGCGGCGAGCTGCCCGGAGTCACCAAGTCCTCCTGGTGA
- the rpsH gene encoding 30S ribosomal protein S8 yields the protein MTMTDPIADMLTRLRNANQAYHDVVSMPYSKMKAGLAEILKQEGYITSYDVADNVSAEGEPAVGKTLTVTLKYGRNRERSIAGVRRISKPGLRVYAKSTNLPKVLGGLGVAIISTSQGLLTDRQANQKGVGGEVLAYVW from the coding sequence ATGACGATGACTGACCCGATCGCAGACATGCTCACTCGTCTGCGCAACGCCAACCAGGCGTACCACGACGTGGTGTCGATGCCTTACAGCAAGATGAAGGCCGGCCTCGCGGAGATCCTCAAGCAGGAGGGGTACATCACCTCCTACGACGTGGCCGACAACGTGTCCGCCGAGGGCGAGCCCGCCGTCGGCAAGACGCTGACGGTGACGCTGAAGTACGGCCGCAACCGGGAGCGCTCGATCGCCGGCGTACGCCGCATCAGCAAGCCCGGCCTGCGCGTCTACGCCAAGAGCACCAACCTGCCCAAGGTCCTCGGTGGCCTCGGCGTCGCGATCATCTCGACGTCGCAGGGACTGCTGACCGACCGTCAGGCGAACCAGAAGGGCGTGGGCGGCGAAGTCCTCGCCTACGTCTGGTGA
- the rpmD gene encoding 50S ribosomal protein L30 produces MAQLKVQQKRGLVGLKANQRETLRSLGLKRIGDVVVKEDRPEIRGMINTVRHLVTFEEVE; encoded by the coding sequence ATGGCACAGCTCAAGGTCCAGCAGAAGCGCGGCCTGGTCGGTCTGAAGGCCAACCAGCGCGAGACGCTCCGTTCGCTCGGTCTCAAGCGGATCGGCGACGTCGTCGTCAAGGAAGACCGCCCGGAGATCCGAGGCATGATCAACACCGTCCGTCACCTGGTGACGTTCGAGGAGGTGGAGTGA
- the rplO gene encoding 50S ribosomal protein L15 — protein sequence MTLKLHHLRPAPGAKTAKTRVGRGEASKGKTAGRGTKGTKARYQVPVAFEGGQMPIHMRLPKLKGFKNPFRVEFQVVNLDRLGELFPDGGTVTVADLVAKGAVRKGQPVKVLGQGDISVAVQVSANAFSSSAKEKIEAAGGTATVA from the coding sequence ATGACGCTCAAGCTGCACCACTTGCGTCCCGCTCCGGGTGCCAAGACCGCGAAGACCCGTGTGGGTCGCGGTGAGGCCTCGAAGGGCAAGACTGCCGGCCGTGGTACCAAGGGCACCAAGGCGCGCTACCAGGTCCCGGTCGCCTTCGAGGGTGGCCAGATGCCGATCCACATGCGCCTGCCCAAGCTGAAGGGCTTCAAGAACCCCTTCCGCGTGGAGTTCCAGGTCGTCAACCTCGACCGCCTCGGGGAGCTCTTCCCCGACGGCGGCACCGTGACCGTCGCCGACCTCGTCGCCAAGGGCGCGGTCCGCAAGGGCCAGCCCGTCAAGGTGCTGGGCCAGGGCGACATCTCGGTGGCCGTCCAGGTCAGCGCCAACGCGTTCTCGTCCTCCGCCAAGGAGAAGATCGAGGCCGCCGGCGGCACCGCGACCGTGGCCTGA
- a CDS encoding adenylate kinase: MRLILMGPPGAGKGTQARFVADHFGVPAISTGDIFRANVSQGTPLGVEAKRYMDAGEYVPDEVTNHMVRNRIDEEDARPGFLLDGYPRTLAQVTELDGMIGFTGHQLDAVVVLTVDPEELVQRLLQRAQTDGRTDDTEDVIRRRQEVYAEQTEPLIGVYRERGILIEVDGMGEVDDVTARIFAALDAIPRS, encoded by the coding sequence ATGAGACTCATCCTCATGGGCCCGCCGGGTGCGGGCAAGGGCACGCAGGCCCGCTTCGTGGCCGACCACTTCGGCGTGCCGGCCATCTCCACCGGAGACATCTTCCGGGCCAACGTCTCCCAGGGCACGCCCCTGGGCGTGGAGGCCAAGCGCTACATGGACGCCGGTGAGTACGTCCCCGACGAGGTCACCAACCACATGGTCCGCAACCGGATCGACGAGGAGGACGCCCGGCCGGGCTTCCTGCTCGACGGCTACCCGCGGACCCTCGCGCAGGTCACCGAGCTCGACGGGATGATCGGCTTCACCGGCCACCAGCTCGACGCGGTCGTGGTGCTGACGGTCGACCCCGAGGAGCTCGTGCAGCGTCTGCTCCAGCGGGCACAGACCGACGGTCGCACCGACGACACCGAGGACGTCATCCGGCGTCGCCAGGAGGTCTACGCCGAGCAGACCGAGCCGCTCATCGGGGTCTACCGCGAGCGCGGCATCCTCATCGAGGTCGACGGGATGGGTGAGGTCGACGACGTGACGGCCCGCATCTTCGCCGCCCTCGACGCGATCCCGCGGAGCTGA
- the rplE gene encoding 50S ribosomal protein L5, protein MAETTQTTEIPRLKARYREEIVPALRTEFDIANIMQVPGLTKIVVNMGVGEAARDSKLIEGAIRDLTAITGQKPAVTKARKSIAQFKLREGMPIGAHVTLRGDRMWEFLDRLLSLALPRIRDFRGLSPKQFDGRGNYTFGLTEQVMFHEINQDKIDRSRGMDITIVTTATNDDEGRALLKQLGFPFKEN, encoded by the coding sequence ATGGCCGAGACCACCCAGACCACCGAGATTCCTCGGCTCAAGGCGCGCTACCGCGAGGAGATCGTCCCCGCCCTGCGCACCGAGTTCGACATCGCCAACATCATGCAGGTCCCCGGCCTGACCAAGATCGTGGTCAACATGGGTGTCGGCGAGGCTGCTCGCGACTCCAAGCTGATCGAGGGCGCCATCCGCGACCTCACCGCGATCACCGGCCAGAAGCCGGCCGTGACGAAGGCCCGCAAGTCCATCGCTCAGTTCAAGCTGCGCGAGGGCATGCCGATCGGTGCGCACGTCACGCTGCGCGGCGACCGCATGTGGGAGTTCCTCGACCGCCTGCTGTCGCTGGCGCTGCCCCGCATCCGTGACTTCCGCGGTCTCTCGCCGAAGCAGTTCGACGGTCGCGGCAACTACACGTTCGGTCTCACCGAGCAGGTCATGTTCCACGAGATCAACCAGGACAAGATCGACCGGTCGCGTGGCATGGACATCACCATCGTGACCACCGCCACCAACGACGACGAGGGTCGTGCGCTGCTCAAGCAGCTCGGCTTCCCGTTCAAGGAGAACTGA
- the rplR gene encoding 50S ribosomal protein L18, protein MAISLSNNKHTANRVRARLRRQARGRKRINGTAERPRLVVTKSAKHLSVQVVDDLQGATLAYASTMEADVRGTDGDKTAKAKKVGELVASRAKAAGIEDVVFDRAGNKYHGRIAALADAAREGGLSF, encoded by the coding sequence ATGGCGATCTCGCTGAGCAACAACAAGCACACCGCGAACCGCGTCCGTGCCCGGCTGCGCCGACAGGCGCGTGGTCGCAAGCGCATCAACGGCACCGCCGAGCGTCCGCGCCTGGTGGTCACCAAGTCGGCCAAGCACCTCTCGGTGCAGGTCGTCGACGACCTCCAGGGCGCCACGCTGGCCTACGCCTCCACGATGGAGGCCGACGTCCGCGGCACCGACGGCGACAAGACCGCCAAGGCGAAGAAGGTCGGCGAGCTCGTCGCCTCCCGCGCCAAGGCGGCTGGGATCGAGGACGTCGTCTTCGACCGTGCCGGGAACAAGTACCACGGTCGCATCGCGGCCCTCGCCGATGCCGCCCGGGAGGGCGGATTGTCCTTCTGA
- the rpsE gene encoding 30S ribosomal protein S5, translated as MSGAQRGQRSGGSGDRRGRDNGRGQAEKSVYIERVVAINRVAKVVKGGRRFSFTALVIVGDGEGLVGVGYGKAKEVPAAIAKGVEEAKKHFFKVPRIQGTIPHPVQGEKAAGVVLLRPAAPGTGVIAGGPVRAVLECAGIHDVLSKSLGSSNQINIVHATVEALRMLEEPEAVAARRGMRVEDVTPAALLRARAEGQLEATAGVQQ; from the coding sequence ATGAGCGGAGCCCAGCGCGGACAGCGCAGCGGTGGCTCGGGCGACCGTCGCGGACGCGACAACGGTCGTGGCCAGGCCGAGAAGTCTGTCTACATCGAGCGAGTCGTGGCGATCAACCGTGTCGCCAAGGTCGTGAAGGGTGGTCGTCGCTTCAGCTTCACCGCCCTCGTGATCGTCGGTGACGGTGAAGGCCTGGTCGGCGTCGGCTACGGCAAGGCCAAGGAAGTTCCGGCCGCGATCGCCAAGGGTGTCGAGGAGGCCAAGAAGCACTTCTTCAAGGTCCCCCGCATCCAGGGCACCATCCCGCACCCGGTCCAGGGCGAGAAGGCCGCAGGCGTCGTCCTGCTGCGTCCCGCCGCTCCCGGTACCGGTGTGATCGCCGGTGGTCCGGTGCGCGCGGTGCTCGAGTGCGCCGGCATCCACGACGTGCTGAGCAAGTCGCTCGGCTCGTCCAACCAGATCAACATCGTCCACGCGACGGTCGAGGCCCTGCGGATGCTCGAGGAGCCCGAGGCCGTCGCTGCTCGCCGTGGCATGCGGGTCGAGGACGTCACCCCGGCTGCGCTGCTGCGTGCGCGCGCCGAGGGCCAGCTCGAGGCGACGGCGGGGGTGCAGCAGTAA